A region of Subtercola boreus DNA encodes the following proteins:
- a CDS encoding aspartate kinase: MSLIVQKYGGSSVADAESIKRVAKRIVETRKAGNEVVVAVSAMGDSTDELLDLAHQVTPIPAPRELDMLLTAGERISMALLAMSIRSMGHDARSFTGSQAGMITDARHGQARIVDVTPGRVRDALDEGAIAIVAGFQGFNRGTGDITTLGRGGSDTTAVALAAALNADVCEIYTDVDGIFTADPRLVPRAKKIDRISSEEMLELAANGAKVLYIRAVEYARRHGVTLHVRSSFNNNEGTIVYNAPDVDPARDPENARENSESPVEEPLIAGVATDLSEAKITVVGVPDIPGKAAQIFNIVAKTGANIDMIVQNVSAASTGLTDISFTLPKSDGQSVLTALTAEQGDVGFKALQYDDQIGKLALVGAGMRTNAGVSAKLFTALYEAGINIEMISTSEIRISVVTRADTVNDALRVVHAAFGLDAESDAIVHGGTGR, translated from the coding sequence GTGAGTTTGATCGTACAGAAGTACGGCGGATCCTCCGTCGCCGATGCTGAGAGCATCAAGCGCGTGGCCAAGCGCATCGTCGAAACCCGCAAGGCCGGCAACGAGGTCGTGGTCGCCGTCAGCGCGATGGGCGATTCGACCGACGAACTGCTCGACCTCGCGCACCAGGTCACGCCGATCCCGGCCCCGCGTGAGCTCGACATGCTGCTGACGGCCGGCGAACGCATCTCGATGGCCCTGCTGGCGATGTCGATCCGCAGCATGGGGCACGACGCCCGCTCGTTCACGGGCAGCCAGGCCGGCATGATCACGGATGCCCGGCACGGCCAGGCCCGCATCGTCGATGTGACGCCGGGGCGCGTCCGCGACGCTCTCGACGAGGGCGCGATCGCGATCGTGGCCGGCTTCCAGGGGTTCAACCGCGGCACCGGCGACATCACGACGCTCGGCCGGGGCGGATCCGACACGACCGCGGTGGCGCTCGCGGCGGCGCTGAATGCCGACGTCTGCGAGATCTACACCGACGTCGACGGCATCTTCACCGCAGATCCCCGGCTCGTGCCGCGGGCGAAGAAGATCGACCGCATCTCGAGCGAGGAGATGCTGGAGCTCGCTGCGAACGGCGCCAAGGTGCTCTACATCCGCGCCGTCGAGTACGCCAGGCGTCACGGCGTCACCCTGCACGTGCGATCCTCGTTCAACAACAACGAGGGCACCATCGTCTACAACGCCCCCGATGTCGACCCAGCCCGAGACCCCGAGAACGCCCGAGAGAACAGCGAGTCACCTGTGGAAGAGCCACTGATCGCGGGGGTCGCAACCGACCTCAGCGAAGCGAAGATCACCGTCGTCGGTGTCCCCGACATCCCCGGCAAGGCCGCCCAGATCTTCAACATCGTGGCGAAGACCGGCGCGAACATCGACATGATCGTGCAGAACGTCTCCGCGGCGTCGACCGGGCTCACCGACATCTCGTTCACGCTCCCGAAGTCCGACGGGCAGAGCGTGCTGACCGCCCTGACCGCCGAGCAGGGCGACGTGGGCTTCAAGGCGCTGCAGTACGACGACCAGATCGGCAAGCTCGCGCTCGTCGGTGCGGGCATGCGCACGAACGCGGGTGTCTCTGCGAAGCTGTTCACCGCGCTGTACGAGGCGGGCATCAACATCGAGATGATCTCCACCAGCGAGATCCGCATCTCGGTCGTGACCCGAGCCGACACGGTGAACGATGCCCTCCGGGTGGTGCACGCCGCCTTCGGCCTCGACGCCGAGAGCGACGCGATCGTGCACGGCGGCACCGGCCGCTGA
- a CDS encoding cupin domain-containing protein: protein MSGAAPIVRNIADLPGYLISTGDTVVLAELAGPAQGSSASVFLEIWEPGGAQPLNSHADSAETFIVLAGTGAAHSDDAVLPLGPGDVLTLQPGSEHRIVNTSATEKLYTITIMASDGGFASLVTGGTRVPLTAADLGALVSALA, encoded by the coding sequence GTGTCCGGAGCCGCACCCATCGTCCGCAACATCGCAGACCTGCCCGGGTACCTGATCAGCACAGGAGACACCGTCGTACTCGCCGAGCTGGCCGGGCCTGCGCAGGGCAGCTCGGCCAGTGTGTTCCTCGAGATCTGGGAGCCGGGCGGGGCGCAGCCGCTGAACTCGCACGCCGACTCCGCCGAAACCTTCATCGTGCTCGCCGGAACCGGGGCAGCCCACTCGGACGACGCGGTCCTCCCCCTCGGCCCCGGCGACGTGCTGACGCTGCAGCCCGGCTCGGAACACCGGATCGTGAACACCTCGGCGACGGAGAAGCTCTACACCATCACCATCATGGCTTCGGATGGCGGATTCGCCTCGCTCGTCACCGGGGGCACCCGGGTTCCGCTCACCGCGGCCGACCTCGGAGCGCTGGTCTCCGCTCTGGCGTGA